A region of the Romboutsia hominis genome:
AAAATTAAAAATAAATACAAATAGTTAAAAAGAGGTCATAGATGGAAAAACTAGATTTGAAGAAAAGATTTGATATAATAGTAGGATTTGGAATAATCGGCATTGTTTTAATGATAATAATACCACTACCTCCATTTCTATTGGATGTAATGCTAACATTAAATATAGCATTTTCATTACTAATATTATTACTTACACTTTTTTCAACTAATATATTACAACTATCAATATTTCCTACTATATTGCTTGTTACAACCTTATTTAGACTAGCTCTAAATATATCATCTACAAGACTTATATTAGGGCAAGGTTATGCAGGAAATGTAATAGAATCATTTGGAAGTTTCGTTGTAGGTGGCAATTATGTAGTTGGAGTAATAATATTTTTAATTATAATAATTATTCAGTTTATAGTCATAACAAATGGTTCAAGTAGAGTCTCTGAAGTTTCAGCAAGATTTACTCTTGATGCCATGCCAGGTAAACAAATGAGTATAGATGCTGATTTAAACTCAGGTACAATAGATGAAAAAACGGCAAGAATTAGAAGAAGAGAATTACAACAAGAAGCAGATTTCTATGGAGCTATGGATGGAGCATCTAAATTCGTAAAGGGAGATGCTATAGCAGGTATAATAATAACAACTATAAATGTATTAGGTGGAATTATTATAGGTGTTATAATGCTTGGGATGAGTTTTTCAGAATCTGTGCAAACATATATTAGACTTACAATAGGAGATGGTCTAGTTAGTCAAATACCAGCACTATTAATATCTACATCAGCAGGTATATTAGTAACTAGATCAGACTCAGATGAAAGTTTTGGAAATTTACTAGGAAAACAATTAATATCTATACCAAAAGCTATAGGAATGACAGGAATAGTTCTTATAGTATTAGGTTTTTTACCAGGGCTTCCAAAACTATCATTTTTCTCATTAGGTATAGGAGCAGTAGGAATTTCGTTTTTATTAAATAAAGCAGAAAAAGAAAAAGAAGCAGAATCTTATGACTTAGAATATAAAGAAGAAGATGCTCAAGCTAGTTTAGAAAACGCAGAAGATGTATCTAAGTTAATAAATGTAGAACCTATAGAAGTAGAAATAGGATATGGTCTAATTCCCCTAGTAGATGAAAGTAATGGAGGAGACTTACTACAAAGAATTGTATCAGTAAGAAGACAATGTGCTATTGATATGGGTATAATAGTTCAACCAATAAGAATAAGAGATAATTTACAGCTAAATTCAAATCAATATAGTATAAAAATAAAAGGAATTGCAGTAGCAACATATGATTTAATGCCATCTATGTTACTTTGTATGAATCCAATGGGAATAGATTCAAGTATAGAAGGTATACAAACAAAAGAACCTACATTTGGCCTTGATGCTTTATGGATAAATAAAGATAAAGCAGAAGAAGCAGAATTATATGGGTTTACAGTTGTAGATCCTACTACAATTTTAGTAACACATCTATTAGAAGTTATAAAGTCGAAGTCTCATGAACTTTTAGGACGACAAGAAGTTAAAGAAATAATAGATGAAACAAAAGAAAGATATAGTGCTGTTGTTGAAGAGCTAATTCCGGATTTAATGACATTAGGTGAAATTCAAAAGGTATTTAAAAACCTTCTTAAAGAAAAAATTGCTATAAAAGATAGAGTAACTATTTTAGAAACTTTGGCAGATAATGCAAGAAATACTAAAGATATAGAACTTTTAACCGAATATGTAAGAATGGCAATGAGTAGAAGCATATGCTCGGAATTAATAGATGAGGATAACTCTATTACAGTAGCTACATTATCTATGGAAATAGAAAATTTAATCGGAAATAATCTTCAAAGGTCAGTAAATGGAACATATCCAGCTATAGACCCAGACACTACTAATAAAATATTTAATAGTATACAAATGACAATAGAAGAAATTAACTTTACGAATAACAGACCAGTATTACTGGTATCACCAAAGATAAGAGCACCTTTTAGAAAATTAGTTGAGATTGTATTTCCAAATGTCTCAGTACTATCTCTTAATGAAGTTCCAAGTGATATTCAGATAAAAGCTCAAGGTGTAGTAAATATATAATATGGAGGAATGTAATAATGAATTCACATCAACAAGAAGAACTTATAATTAGTAATATGCCTCTTGTTAAGCATATTGCATCAAAATACTATACGAGCAAAATGGGAATGGAATATGAAGATTTAGTTAGTTATGGAGTCATGGGACTTATAGACGCAACTAATAAGTTTGATGAAAGTAGAGGAGTGAAATTTTCAACTTATGCATCTATAAGAATATCATCTTATATAATTGATGAAATAAGAAAATACTCACCTATATCTAGAATGTATATGAGCAAAATAAAAGAATATAATAAGGCTGTAGAAATTTTGCAAAATAAATTTTTTAGAAAACCAACTATAGATGAAATAGCAAATCATATGGGTGTTAGTAAAAATGAAATTAATGATATAAATGTAAAAATGTTAGATTTAAACAACGTATATCTTGATAATGTAATTTTTGATGATGAAAATGAAGTTAAGCTTATAGATACTTTAAAAGAAAAAGAAGAGTTATCTCCGACACATTTAGTTGAAAAAGATGAGCTACAAGAAATAATGGCAAAGGCTATAGATACCCTTAATGAAAAAGATAGGCTTGTTTTATCTTTATACTATTATGAGGAATTAACATTAAAAGAAATAGGATTAATATTAGGGGTTTCTGAGTCTAGAGTATCCCAATTAAATAGTAGAGCCATAAAGAATTTAAAGTTAGCTATGAAAAAGTTAAAATATATAGACTAATTGGAGGGAGAAAAAATGATAAGAGGATTATATACGTCTGTATCTGCCATGATGGCATTAGAAGCTAAACAAAGTATTGTTACAAATAATTTAGCCAATGTAAATACTGTAGGTTATAAAGAAGATACTTTAGTTGAGAAAAGTTTTGATGAAATTATGCTATCAAATAATGACAATTACATAAATGGAATTGCTCATAAACAAAAGCTAGGTGGATTAAGCTTTGGTACAAGAATAGATGAGAATGCTACAAATCATAAACAAGGTGCACATATTTCAACTGAAAACAATACTGACTTTGCTATAGATGGTGATGGATTTTTCAAGGTATTAGATCATAATAATAAAACATTTTATACGAGAAACGGATCTTTTAATATTGATAATCAAGGGTATTTAGTAACAAAATCAGGGGATTATGTACTTGGAACAAACAGAAATACAAATAATTCAGAGCCTATATATGTCGGACATGGAAAGCTAGTTATAAATCCAGATAATAGTATAAGCATAGATGGTAATAAAATGTATGATTTTAATATAGTTAAGTTTGATAATAAACATGATTTAACAAAGAGTGGAAATAATCTATATAATGGTAAAAATGAAATAAAAACCAATAATATAAAGATCAAACAAGGGTATTTAGAAGGTTCAAATGTTGATAGTATAGGTACAATGTCATCATTAATGGAGACTGTAAAACTATTTGAAGCAAATCAAAAAGTTATTCAAACGATAGATTCTACTCTTAGTAAAGTCGCAAATGAAATTGGAACAGTAAGATAAGGGAGATAAAATATGTACAATATAATGAAAAATAGCGTATCTGCAATGTCTGCAAGTCAAGGGAAAATAGAGGTAACTTCAAATAATATGGTGAATGTGCAGACTACAGGGTATAAGAAATTAGACATTGGTTTTTTAGATTTGTATAATGAAACATTAGATAGAAGCTACTATCCACACAATAATAATAACAATACTGGTACTGGAGTAAAAGTATCTCAATCTTTTAGAAACTTATCCCAAGGAGCAATAAAGGATACAGGAATAAAAAGTAATTTAGCTATAGATGGAGATGGATTTTTTAGAGTTATAAATCAAAATGGTACATTTAGTTATACTAGAAATGGAGAATTTAATGTAGATTCAAATGGTGATTTAGTTGATGATAAGGGAAATAAATTAGATATACAAGTTATAAATGGAAATGATGTTAATTTATCAAAAGGAGAAGTAAGCATAAATAAGTTGGGAGAAATATTTGTAGATAAAGAAGAAGTTGGTAAGATAAATTTATATAAAGTACAAGGCGATAAAGATTTTATTCCTGCAGGTGATAATTTATTTAATTTAAGAGATGGCGCTAAAATTGAGTTAGTAACTAATTCAAATATACTACAAGGATATGTGGAAATGTCTAATGTAAATATGGAAACTGAAATGACAGACTTAATCATAGCTCAGAGAAGTTTCCAATTTAATAGTAAGGGGCTACAAGCTACTGATGATATGTGGAGTATGATAAATAATCTACAAAGTAGATAAATTTTTATAGAAAGGAGTTAGTATTCTAAAATGTATAATTATATATTTTAGATATATACAGTTTATGGAACAAAATGTAAAAACATATGATTTTAAAAAACCACAAAGATATTCAACTGATAACATGAGATTTTTATCTGTTATATCTGAAGACTATTGCAAAAATACAAATTTATTTTTAGCATATGAGTTAAAAAGACCTAATATAACTTGCAAGGTTGAAAAAGTAGAACAAACAAATTATGAAGAATTTATTAACTCAATAAGTCCAAAATCAGTTATCGTAGAACATGCAATACAACCACTAGTAAAGGATCTTATTTATCAAATTGATAAATCTGTAGCATTAACATACATAGATTTAATGCTAGGTGGAGATGGAGTATTTGAAAATTATGAAAGAGATTTAACAGAAATTGATAAGCAATTAATTTTTCATTTATGCACAAAATTGTTAACTAGGTTATATATAGTTGAGACTTGTAAATCAAGAGAAGTATTAAGAGTACATTCAAATGCAGGTGCTAGTAAAAAGTATCCAGTAAGTGAATCAGTACTTATAGCTCATATGAAAATGATGTATGGAGACAAAGAAATCGGAAAAATGCGCTTTTGCAACCCTTATAGTTGCATGGAACCAATATTAGATCAACTAGAAACGAAGATATTATTTAGAAATAAGAATATAGAGTATGATTTTGAATTTACAAATGCAATTTATAACAATGTTTGTGGTGCAAATGTAGATATAGTAGCTAGACTAGGTGAAACAAATATAAGTGTTGAGGATTTATTAAACTTACAAGTTGGTGATATTTTATCACTAGATACAAAAGTAGCAGGAGATTTAGATTTGTATGTTGCAGGGGCTAAAGCATTTAAGTGTAAACCTGGACTTATAAAAAATAAAAAAGGTGTTATAATAACAAACTCTATAAGAAAGGAAGGGTAGAATATGAGTGAAAAATTTGATAGAGTATTAGATATAGAATTAAAAGTTAGTGCTATACTTGGAAGAACTAAGATGTCTTTAAAAGATATATTTGAGTTATCTAAAGGATCTTTAATAGAATTAGATACATTCGAAGATCAAGAAGTAGAAATATATGTAAATGGAAGAAAAATAGGTTATGGACAAGTTGTAGTAGTAGATAGAAATTTCGGTATAAGAATAACAAGTATATTAGGAGAAGAAGAATTAGTAAAAACTTTAAGCTAAGAACCTATATAGTAAAGGATGGTTAGCAGCACATGGCAAAAATATTAAAAAGTAAATACAGCAGTACGGGGGAAAGGTGTGTAGATGCTTGTTTAAATTATGGGATGCTAAGATATGTAAATGAAGATGGATCACCAGTTAATATAGAGATACCTTTTGATAAATATGAGGAAGCTATAAGTGATTTTCAAGATAGGATTAAAGAAGGTATAGCTCAAAAGGATATGAATCCTAAAGCAATATTAAAAAGAGGTACTATAAGTTATAATCAAGCTAAAGAATTAGCTATAGATGGAAAAATTAAAGGTTTAGATTTTTTTGAGATAGATGGAAGTGTAGAATGTGAACACATACTTGGCATATCAGGAAGTATAGAGTATGCACTATCTATTTGGAATGGAGAAAGTAAGATTGAAGCTTTAGAAAAAGCAGTAATTAGGTCTATAAAAGTTTATGGTGAAGACTTTATATATGGGATAACTCTAGATGAAGACTCAGATGAAGTTGAGTACTTAAAATTTGCAAAGAGTATATTTTCAATAGAAAATCTAATGGATGTAGAACTATATAAATCTAAAAACTATAGTATAGATAATGAAATTGAAGAAAATGATTTAAATCCAAAACATAAGATTTTTAAAAGTTTAGATTTACCACTAGGTTTTTTAGGTGGATTACTAGGGTTTATGATTGTACAGATTGCTACTAATTTTGGAGAAAATATTTCAAATGAAATAGTATATCTATTATTAAATGCTATTACAATGTCTATAGTTGCTTTTATTATGATAAAAAGTATAAATTTTATCACGAAAAAATATGTAAAAAATAGTACATCATCCATAATGGAATTATTCGACGAAGAATTAGAAAAAGTTAGCTATGAAAATTTATTGACTGAAAAAGAAGTAAAACTTATACTAAAAAACATTACAAAGGGTGAAGTTACTAAACTTCTTATGGATATGAAGGGGAGTGTAAATAAGAAAGTATCTAGTAATACTCTTGTAACCAAGGAAACTAAGTTTGTATTAGATTCAAGACGTGCAATAATATTACCTAGTGAATATGAAATAATTCAAACCCTTACTTTACTTTTAAATGAATATAAAAGTAAGAGATCTAAAGACTACAGTATAAAAAAAATATAAAAATAAAGCATATGAGTCTATTATAAATATATTAAATAGCTTCATATGCTTTATTTTTATATATTAAATATAAAAAAATATTTAATATATAAAGTATTTGTTTTTTATCCGTATAAATAGAATATAAAATTTATTCATATTATGTAATTATTAAAAACATAATATATAAAATCTAAAGTATTAAATTAAGTATCCGTATAAAATATATGTTAAATGTATTTAATATATTTGGTATGTTTATTAAAGGTATATTTAGGATTTAGCGTGCACGAACTTCAAGAATTAATATTAATGAAATATAAACTAATAACATAGAATCATATATTAATATAATCAAAGCTCAAAATTTTATAAGGAATTAAAATAGTTTATATACTTATGTATAATTTTAAAATCTATATTATCTAATATGAATTATAGGGAGACGATTATGAGAAAGTTTAAAGATTTAAAAATAGGTAGAAAACTTGCAATATCATTTATAATTGTATTACTACTTGCTACATTTTCAAGTATATATACAATATCGAAATTAAAAGAAGCGGAAGAGTTAAATTCTCAGCTATTTAATGGACCGTATGTAGGAACTAATGAAACTATGGGTATACGTAGGGATTTAGTTTCTGCCGGAAGAAATACAGTTAATATCGTACTTAGACAAAAGCCTGATGTTTACTTCCAAAAGGCAAAAGAAAATTTTGACAGTATAAACAATAGAATAGATAAAATATCTAAAACATTTACAGGAGATAAAAGTGATCTTGAAGAGGTTAGAACTGCTGTAAATAATTATAAATTAGAGTGTCAAAATATTTATGATGTGGCAAGAACTGGTGATTACAAAAAAGCTATGGAAATGAGTGATGAAAATACTCCATTTTATAATGATTATAACAAAGCTGTAGATCTTGCTGTAAAGTTAAACGAAGGATCTAACCAAAGAGGTATTGAATTTAATAAAAACATCCATGAAACAGTAAAAAATGCAATAATTGCATCTGTAGCCGTAAGTGTATTAACTATAGTTGTCGGTCTTGCTATATCAATTTATATAACAAAATCTTTAACAAAGCCAATTGAAGAAATAGAAGAAGCTTCAAATAAAATGGCAAATGGAGATTTTGATATAAATATAGAATACGAATCAAAAGATGAATTAGGTTTATTATCTGAAAGTATGCGTCATATGAGTAAAGAAGTAAAATCAATAGTAGATGACACTGTTTGTGTACTAGGAGAACTTGCTAAAGGTAACTTTAATGTTGAAACTAATGTTGAATATATAGGCGTATTTAAAGATATAGAAAAGTCTGTTACAAGAATAAGTAATGATTTAAGTGAAACAATAGCACAAATAAATGCAGCTGCAGAAGAAGTTGAAGCAGCATCAAATCAAGTTTCAAGTGGATCACAAATGTTAGCTCAAGGTGCTACAGAACAAGCAAGTGCTATACAAGAATTATCAGCAACAATAATAGAAATATCAGATAAGATAAAAGAAACAGCTGACAATGCAAGAAATGCTAACTCATTAACTAACAGTTCTGCAAAACAAGTTCAAGAAGGTAATGAACAAATGAAACAAATGGTAAATGCTATGGAAGAAATATCATTTACGTCTAACGAAATAAGCAGAATTATAAAAACTATAGACGATATAGCATTCCAAACAAATATACTAGCACTTAATGCTGCTGTTGAGGCTGCTAGAGCAGGTTCTGCAGGTAAAGGATTTGCTGTAGTTGCAGATGAAGTAAGAAATCTAGCTGCTAAATCAGCAGAAGCTGCAAAGAACACAGCTACATTAATTGAAAATTCTATGGAAGCTGTAAATAAAGGAACTGAAATAGTTGATAATACAGCACAATCTCTTCAAAAGATAATAGATACAACAAACAGAACTACTGTTATAGTAAATGATATAGCTAAAACATCAGAAGAAGAAGCTGTTGCTATAGCTCAAGTTACATTAGGTGTTGAACAAATTTCTGAAGTGGTGCAAACAAATTCAGCAACTTCAGAAGAAAGTGCTGCAGCAAGTGAAGAATTAAGTGGTCAAGCACAAATGTTAAAATCACTTATTGAAAACTTTAGATTAAAAGATGTAAATAGTTCAAATAGATCAATAAACTTTAATACTGACGAAGCTAGCTATTTTGAAATGAATGAGTTTTAGTAAAAAATAATATATCATAAATTATGATTTAAAAAATGGAAGCTTTTAGCTTCCATTTTTAAAAGTTAGTTTTAAAGGAGTTATCTTATTTAATAAAGGAGAGAAATATGAGTGGAGTAGATTCTTTAAATGAATTTTATGTGCATGAAAATATGCAGTTATTAGAACAATTGGAAGAGATTTTACTTGCAGGTCAATCAGAAAATGGGAAGTTAGATAAAGAGCATATAGAAGAAATTTTCCGAGCGATGCATACTATTAAAGGTTCGTCTGCAATGATGGGGTATGATAGTTTAACAAAATTAACTCATAGTGTAGAAGACATATTTGATGCAATACGTAATGGGTTAGAACTTTCAAGTAATCAGTGGGATGAAGTTGTTGATCTTGTTTTAGCGAGTATAGATTTCTTGAAAGAAGAAATGTTAAATATTCAAGATGGTCTTCTTCCAGAAGCAAGTATTGAAGAACTACATGATAAGGCAATTAATTTTTTAAAAAGTGCAACAAATAAAGAAGATGATATAGATAATAAATCAAATGAAAATATACAAGAGTTAGCGGAAAATAAAGAAGAAAAAATTACAGCTAAAAATAGTAATGAAAATTATTTATGTGCAAAAGTATTCTTTGAAAAAGGATGTGCAATGGAAAGCATAAGGGCTTTAGGTGTACTAACAATATTACAAAGTCTATGCTCTGAAGTAAAGCATATACCACAAGATTTAGATTCAGACTGTGATGATGTAATAATTAAAGACGGATTTGTATTATATATGAGAACAGTTCAGGAACAATCATTAATAGAAGAAGCTATAAAAGATACAATGTTTTTAGATAAATACGAAATACATAGACTAAATGATGAAGAGTTAGAAAGTGTATTTGGAATAATTGCTCCAAAAGAAGAAATAAAGGAAGAAAAAAATTGTGATATTAATGAAGAAATAATAGAAGCTCCAAAAGAAGAAAGTGCAGAGGTAGTAGAAGAGTCAAAAGAACAAAGTACAAATATAATAGAGGAAAAACAAGCACAAGTTCAAAAGAAAGATAAAAAAGAAGAACAAAATCAAGGTCATGCACATAGTAAAAATAGCTATCTAACAGTAAATATTAATAAAATAGATACATTAATGAACCTTGTTGGAGAAATAGTTACTACAGAGTCAATGGTAGAAAAGCAATCTCAAGTAGAAAACTTTGACAGAGATAGCTTTGAAAAACAAGCTAGAAGGCTTCACCAATTAACTAATGAATTACAAGATGTTGTAATGTCTATGCGTATGGTTCCAATATCTTCAACCTTTACTAAAATGCAAAGAGTTGTAAGAGATATGAGTAGAAAAACTGGAAAATTAGTAGACTTAGTTTTAATAGGAGAGCAAACAGAAGTAGATAGAAACATATTAGAAAATATTTCAGATCCTTTAATGCACATGATTAGAAATAGTATGGATCATGGTATTGAAACTTTGGAAGAACGTAAAAATACAACTAAGCCAGAAAGAGCTACTGTAACATTAGAAGCTAAAAATACTGGTGGAGATGTTGTAATAATAATTAAAGATGATGGTAGAGGTTTAAATAAAGAAACTATAGTAAAAAAAGCTATTGAAAAAGGAATAACAACTAAAAGTATAGATGAAATAAGTGACAAAGAAGCATATAACTTTATAATGGCACCAGGCTTTTCAACAAAAGAAGCAGTAAGTGAATACTCTGGAAGAGGAGTAGGTATGGATGTTGTATATACCAATATACGTAAGTTAAGAGGCTCAATAAGTATTGATAGCGAGCCAGGAAATGGTACAACATTTATACTTAGAATTCCTTTAACATTAGCGATAGTAGATGGAATGAAGGTAAATATAGGGGATCAAATTTATATTATACCAGCTCTAAGTATAAAAGAAGTATTTAGACAAGGAGACTATGAAATAGTTAAAAATCCTAATGGGCAAGAACATAGCATTATAAGAGGAAATTGCTATGAAATAGTAAGGGTTTCTAATGTATTAGGTATTAACTCTGAGAAAAATGATGAAGGTATTATGATATTAGTAGAGTCTGAAATGGGAAATGTGTGTATCATAGTAGATGGAATTTTAGGTCAACAACAAGTGGTTATAAAGCCAATACCGACTTTACTTACTCAATTTGACAAAGTTCAATCTTATATGTCAGGATGCTCTATTTTAGAAGATGGCTCAATTAGTTTAATACTTGATGTAAATGCAATAATACACAAGTAATTTAGTTATCTAAGGAGAGATATCTATGGAAGGTAGTAAAAAAATAAAAGTTTTAGTAATAGATGACTCTATGGTATTTAGAAGAGTAGTGTCAACTAGATTACGAGAATATTCAGGTATAGAAGTTGTAGGAACAGCTAAAGATTCTTTTGAAGCAAAAGACAAAGTAATACAACTTAAGCCAGATGTATTAACTTTAGATATAGAAATGCCAGGTATAAATGGTATTGAGTTTTTAAAAATACTAATGGAACAACATCCAGTACCAACTATTGTAATAAGTGGAGCAGATGGAAGATGCTTCGAAGCTATAGATGCAGGAGCAGTAGGATTTGTTGGAAAGCCTACTGCAGATACGATGAACCAGTTTTTTGATGATTTATCGACAAAAATAAAGGAAGCATCTATTGCAAAATTAGACAAGAAAACAAAAGTTCAATCTAGTATTATTCAAAATAAACGTAAGTTATTAGAAAATAATATAGTAAGAAAAAATGATAAAGATATAATTGCCATAGGAGCTTCTATGGGAGGTGTTGAGGCAGTAGAAAAGTTATTAAAACAACTACCACTAGGATTGCCACCAATTGTAATAACACAACATATGCCACCAATATTTACAAAAAAATATGCAGAAAGA
Encoded here:
- a CDS encoding protein-glutamate methylesterase/protein-glutamine glutaminase, encoding MEGSKKIKVLVIDDSMVFRRVVSTRLREYSGIEVVGTAKDSFEAKDKVIQLKPDVLTLDIEMPGINGIEFLKILMEQHPVPTIVISGADGRCFEAIDAGAVGFVGKPTADTMNQFFDDLSTKIKEASIAKLDKKTKVQSSIIQNKRKLLENNIVRKNDKDIIAIGASMGGVEAVEKLLKQLPLGLPPIVITQHMPPIFTKKYAERLDRGCVLKVKEGEDGEELLSGHAYIAPGALQMGIIKRNGKYILDIKKGQKISGHCPSVDYLFMSVAKQAKDNSIGVILTGMGSDGARGLLSIKNEGGYTIGQDKNSCVVYGMPMVAKKIGAVLKEASLDMMPNIILNQLKRRQLTSKVKG
- the fliN gene encoding flagellar motor switch protein FliN; translated protein: MSEKFDRVLDIELKVSAILGRTKMSLKDIFELSKGSLIELDTFEDQEVEIYVNGRKIGYGQVVVVDRNFGIRITSILGEEELVKTLS
- a CDS encoding flagellar hook-basal body complex protein yields the protein MIRGLYTSVSAMMALEAKQSIVTNNLANVNTVGYKEDTLVEKSFDEIMLSNNDNYINGIAHKQKLGGLSFGTRIDENATNHKQGAHISTENNTDFAIDGDGFFKVLDHNNKTFYTRNGSFNIDNQGYLVTKSGDYVLGTNRNTNNSEPIYVGHGKLVINPDNSISIDGNKMYDFNIVKFDNKHDLTKSGNNLYNGKNEIKTNNIKIKQGYLEGSNVDSIGTMSSLMETVKLFEANQKVIQTIDSTLSKVANEIGTVR
- a CDS encoding methyl-accepting chemotaxis protein gives rise to the protein MRKFKDLKIGRKLAISFIIVLLLATFSSIYTISKLKEAEELNSQLFNGPYVGTNETMGIRRDLVSAGRNTVNIVLRQKPDVYFQKAKENFDSINNRIDKISKTFTGDKSDLEEVRTAVNNYKLECQNIYDVARTGDYKKAMEMSDENTPFYNDYNKAVDLAVKLNEGSNQRGIEFNKNIHETVKNAIIASVAVSVLTIVVGLAISIYITKSLTKPIEEIEEASNKMANGDFDINIEYESKDELGLLSESMRHMSKEVKSIVDDTVCVLGELAKGNFNVETNVEYIGVFKDIEKSVTRISNDLSETIAQINAAAEEVEAASNQVSSGSQMLAQGATEQASAIQELSATIIEISDKIKETADNARNANSLTNSSAKQVQEGNEQMKQMVNAMEEISFTSNEISRIIKTIDDIAFQTNILALNAAVEAARAGSAGKGFAVVADEVRNLAAKSAEAAKNTATLIENSMEAVNKGTEIVDNTAQSLQKIIDTTNRTTVIVNDIAKTSEEEAVAIAQVTLGVEQISEVVQTNSATSEESAAASEELSGQAQMLKSLIENFRLKDVNSSNRSINFNTDEASYFEMNEF
- a CDS encoding flagellar motor switch protein FliM; amino-acid sequence: MEQNVKTYDFKKPQRYSTDNMRFLSVISEDYCKNTNLFLAYELKRPNITCKVEKVEQTNYEEFINSISPKSVIVEHAIQPLVKDLIYQIDKSVALTYIDLMLGGDGVFENYERDLTEIDKQLIFHLCTKLLTRLYIVETCKSREVLRVHSNAGASKKYPVSESVLIAHMKMMYGDKEIGKMRFCNPYSCMEPILDQLETKILFRNKNIEYDFEFTNAIYNNVCGANVDIVARLGETNISVEDLLNLQVGDILSLDTKVAGDLDLYVAGAKAFKCKPGLIKNKKGVIITNSIRKEG
- a CDS encoding sigma-70 family RNA polymerase sigma factor, whose product is MNSHQQEELIISNMPLVKHIASKYYTSKMGMEYEDLVSYGVMGLIDATNKFDESRGVKFSTYASIRISSYIIDEIRKYSPISRMYMSKIKEYNKAVEILQNKFFRKPTIDEIANHMGVSKNEINDINVKMLDLNNVYLDNVIFDDENEVKLIDTLKEKEELSPTHLVEKDELQEIMAKAIDTLNEKDRLVLSLYYYEELTLKEIGLILGVSESRVSQLNSRAIKNLKLAMKKLKYID
- a CDS encoding flagellar hook-basal body complex protein, producing MYNIMKNSVSAMSASQGKIEVTSNNMVNVQTTGYKKLDIGFLDLYNETLDRSYYPHNNNNNTGTGVKVSQSFRNLSQGAIKDTGIKSNLAIDGDGFFRVINQNGTFSYTRNGEFNVDSNGDLVDDKGNKLDIQVINGNDVNLSKGEVSINKLGEIFVDKEEVGKINLYKVQGDKDFIPAGDNLFNLRDGAKIELVTNSNILQGYVEMSNVNMETEMTDLIIAQRSFQFNSKGLQATDDMWSMINNLQSR
- the flhA gene encoding flagellar biosynthesis protein FlhA yields the protein MEKLDLKKRFDIIVGFGIIGIVLMIIIPLPPFLLDVMLTLNIAFSLLILLLTLFSTNILQLSIFPTILLVTTLFRLALNISSTRLILGQGYAGNVIESFGSFVVGGNYVVGVIIFLIIIIIQFIVITNGSSRVSEVSARFTLDAMPGKQMSIDADLNSGTIDEKTARIRRRELQQEADFYGAMDGASKFVKGDAIAGIIITTINVLGGIIIGVIMLGMSFSESVQTYIRLTIGDGLVSQIPALLISTSAGILVTRSDSDESFGNLLGKQLISIPKAIGMTGIVLIVLGFLPGLPKLSFFSLGIGAVGISFLLNKAEKEKEAESYDLEYKEEDAQASLENAEDVSKLINVEPIEVEIGYGLIPLVDESNGGDLLQRIVSVRRQCAIDMGIIVQPIRIRDNLQLNSNQYSIKIKGIAVATYDLMPSMLLCMNPMGIDSSIEGIQTKEPTFGLDALWINKDKAEEAELYGFTVVDPTTILVTHLLEVIKSKSHELLGRQEVKEIIDETKERYSAVVEELIPDLMTLGEIQKVFKNLLKEKIAIKDRVTILETLADNARNTKDIELLTEYVRMAMSRSICSELIDEDNSITVATLSMEIENLIGNNLQRSVNGTYPAIDPDTTNKIFNSIQMTIEEINFTNNRPVLLVSPKIRAPFRKLVEIVFPNVSVLSLNEVPSDIQIKAQGVVNI
- a CDS encoding chemotaxis protein CheA — encoded protein: MSGVDSLNEFYVHENMQLLEQLEEILLAGQSENGKLDKEHIEEIFRAMHTIKGSSAMMGYDSLTKLTHSVEDIFDAIRNGLELSSNQWDEVVDLVLASIDFLKEEMLNIQDGLLPEASIEELHDKAINFLKSATNKEDDIDNKSNENIQELAENKEEKITAKNSNENYLCAKVFFEKGCAMESIRALGVLTILQSLCSEVKHIPQDLDSDCDDVIIKDGFVLYMRTVQEQSLIEEAIKDTMFLDKYEIHRLNDEELESVFGIIAPKEEIKEEKNCDINEEIIEAPKEESAEVVEESKEQSTNIIEEKQAQVQKKDKKEEQNQGHAHSKNSYLTVNINKIDTLMNLVGEIVTTESMVEKQSQVENFDRDSFEKQARRLHQLTNELQDVVMSMRMVPISSTFTKMQRVVRDMSRKTGKLVDLVLIGEQTEVDRNILENISDPLMHMIRNSMDHGIETLEERKNTTKPERATVTLEAKNTGGDVVIIIKDDGRGLNKETIVKKAIEKGITTKSIDEISDKEAYNFIMAPGFSTKEAVSEYSGRGVGMDVVYTNIRKLRGSISIDSEPGNGTTFILRIPLTLAIVDGMKVNIGDQIYIIPALSIKEVFRQGDYEIVKNPNGQEHSIIRGNCYEIVRVSNVLGINSEKNDEGIMILVESEMGNVCIIVDGILGQQQVVIKPIPTLLTQFDKVQSYMSGCSILEDGSISLILDVNAIIHK